A single genomic interval of Dehalococcoidia bacterium harbors:
- the tatA gene encoding twin-arginine translocase TatA/TatE family subunit yields the protein MPFKLGPLELVVILVIVLLIFGVGKLPQIGSALGKTMKAFKTGQTDDEEEEAKPRPKARKKAAKKTAEA from the coding sequence ATGCCTTTTAAACTGGGGCCTTTAGAGCTCGTCGTTATTCTGGTTATAGTTTTGCTTATTTTCGGAGTCGGCAAATTGCCGCAGATCGGTTCCGCGCTCGGTAAGACGATGAAAGCCTTCAAGACCGGGCAGACTGACGACGAAGAGGAAGAGGCTAAACCACGCCCCAAGGCCCGCAAGAAGGCAGCCAAGAAAACAGCCGAAGCTTAA